GGGGACCGAAGAAGAAAAACTAAAACCTTGGATGGGAGCATTTTATGATGCAATTGATAACTTATTTGATTCAAAGAATAAAAACAATAAAAAACATGAAACAGTAGATTCATTTATAGATATGTATAGAGAAAAAGGTATAATTGAGACTAAAACTTTTAATTATATGAGAGGTAGAACATTATCAAATGCTCTTGTAATCGTAGATGAATCACAGCAAACTACCCCACATCTTGCTAAATTAATGTTGACTCGTGCAGGTCATGATGCAAAATTTGTATTCACAGGAGATCCTAGTGATAATCAGATAGATAATATTTTAGTAGATTCAAAATCAAACGGACTAGTATATACAATAGATAAAATGAAACCTTTTGATATAACAGGGCATATTTCATTAAAACAAGTAGAAAGAAGCCCATTGGCAGAATTAGCAGAAAGATATATGTAAAAATAAAGCATTGAGTAATCCTCAATGCTTTTATTGTTTTAACTAATAAAATTATAAAAATCAACCAATCAAAAAGGTTCATCATTTTTAGGGCATTCTTTAAGTTCTTGGTTTTCTGCGACAACCATTAGTTCTCCATTGGAATCAGTAGATAGTTCTCCTACAATTTTAACTTTATTTCCCTTATTTAAATTATGTTCAACATAATCAGCATTATTGCCAAACGCTGCTACATTAACATATGTTGTCTTTTTATGGTCTTTATATTGTTTGTTTACTGCTATAGAGTAAAAAGCATACTTAATCTTTCCCATACCAGTTCTAGGTGGATGCGTAAGCCTACCAGTAAGTACGATTTTATTTATATCATCAAACATTTTTAGTTGGCCTCCCATATAATTATTGTTTTTAATATAACACATATTTTTAATACGTAATTTCACTTGAAAATAACTAAAAGTATACTTTAAGATATATAAAAATATGGGGGGGATTGCCATGAAGATTGAAATTAAAAACTATATTCGATATGGAATATTTAATAATACAATGTATTTTCCTTATAATCAGCCTACAATAGAAGAATATATAGAAGCACTAAAGCCATTGGCTAAATTAATAGAGTTAGCAGATTATGACGAAATTCTTGATGAGATATATAAAACAAGGCCTAATATCTTTATAGTATCTTATATGCTTTGCACTATTGGACTATCTGATAAATCCTATGAAATTTTGAAAAAGACCATCAAAGGAAGAATAGATCTCTATATATTTTTAACTTTTGCTTATTACAGTCCGAACGTTAAGAGGAGATATATTCAGACTTTATACAAAGACAATTTAGATATTATATCTGATTATAAAAACCTATGTTTTGATATGTTTAAGCCAAATATATCTTTAATAGTAGCACTAAAAAAAAGAAATGGAATTATAAAAGAAATCAAGAAATCCATGGAATTATCGAAAGTAGATTCAAACACAATATCTTTAATAGAAAAAGAGAAGATACATTTTCAGGAATTGTATCCTTGTTTATCTTATTTCTTCGATGAAAAATATAAGGAACATTTAACGAAGTATTTCATTGAACGCTATGGGATTCTAGAGATTATTGGTTTTATTGAAGAATGGTTTGTTGAAGGTATGCCTGATATAATTGTCGAATGTTTAGAAAACGAAATGTATGAATTAAAAAATATCGAGGACATAGAAGAAATATTTCTTATATATAAAACTATAAAAGATATACGATTAAGATCCCTCATAGAAAGAGTTTTTTCTGATTATTCACCTAAGAAGAGTGAAATAAACATTTGTATTAATGTAATTCCTACACAAAAACAGAAATATAAGATAGGCATTAAAGAAAAGTATGATTATCTATATTTTAATGGAGTAAATGCAAGTTTGTTAGTTTCAGAATTTGATGGAGTACTCCATCTTAATCATTCATTAATAGAGGGCGAAATAATCTCTAAGATTAATAGAATTAACGGTAATGAAATTGTGTTAAGATCGGAAGGAGAATTGGTAGAGGGCAAATTTAACATATTATTTT
This Alkaliphilus sp. B6464 DNA region includes the following protein-coding sequences:
- a CDS encoding single-stranded DNA-binding protein, whose product is MFDDINKIVLTGRLTHPPRTGMGKIKYAFYSIAVNKQYKDHKKTTYVNVAAFGNNADYVEHNLNKGNKVKIVGELSTDSNGELMVVAENQELKECPKNDEPF